The Bombus vancouverensis nearcticus chromosome 9, iyBomVanc1_principal, whole genome shotgun sequence genome includes a window with the following:
- the LOC143303189 gene encoding uncharacterized protein LOC143303189 translates to MFAESFPSEVPFQTSLPKRKRDSEEPLGDSGGPIKRMRPCDKPRVSEWLEELFNIGAEAVSKLGFDDLVTFDENFFDAETVVLEREPPLVEIVDTDRCVKVRFANEIPEEVLEAHLRHHASGRKGISPVVRYWCRREFSELYPGAPCFDFDLV, encoded by the exons atgtttgcggagtcgtttccatcagaggttcctttccagacttccctg cccaagcgaaagagggattccgaagaacccttgggcgactcgggaggaccaatcaaacgcatgcggccctgtgataaaccacgagtatcagagtggttggaggaactattcaacattggtgccgaggccgtgtcgaaattgggctttgacgatttggttactttcgacgagaatttcttcgatgcagagaccgtcgtattggagagggaaccccctctggttgaaatcgttgataccgatcgttgcgtgaaagttcgttttgcgaatgaaattcccgaagaggttttggaggcacatcttcgtcaccatgcttctgggagaaagggaatttcccctgttgtgcgctattggtgtaggcgtgagttcagcgaactttatcccggagctccttgcttcgattttgatttagtgtag